The genomic region CGCCGACGAAGTGGTGGGAGCGTATCGCGATTTTGAATTCAACATTTCGTCTGCGGTGAATCGGTCGGATTCCAATTTGTTGCAAGTAGAAGTATTCCCGCCAGAAAAAAACGACTTGGCCATCACCTTCGTCGATTGGGCGCCCAAACCGCCGGATCAAAACATGGGCCTATGGCAGGAAGTTGAGCTGCGCACCAGCGGCCCGGCGGCATTGCGTTACCCATGCGTCTTGACCGATTTAGATGTGCCGTCGTTGAAAACCGCTCGGCTCACGGTGCGAGCCGATATCGCGAATCCTACCGATCACCCTGTGACTGTCGAACTGCGCGGCAGCATCGAACGAATTCGATTTTCGCAGCAAGTGAAACTGGCGCCTCAAGAAATCAAAACGGTTAGCTTTTTGCCGGACGATTTTCCGCAGCTGGTGATCGACAAGCCGCGTATTTGGTGGCCTTGGCAATTGGGCCGGCCGGAAATGTACACGTTGGAATTGGAAGCGGCGGTCGAAGGCACAGTTTCCGATCTAGTTTCGGTCGACTTCGGCATTCGTCAAGTGAATTCGCGCCTGGAAAACGGGGCGCGGCTGTTTACCGTCAATGGCGTTGACTTGCTCATTTTAGGTGGCGGGTATGCACCCGATTTGCTGCAACGCCGGACGCTGGCGGACCAACCCGATTGGCAGGCCGATCAAATTCGTTACCTGCGCGACATGAATCTCAACACCGTCCGCCTGGAAGGCAAGCTGGAAGATGACGCGTTTTACGATTTGTGCGATCGGCATGGGATTTTGGTCATGGCCGGTTGGTGCTGCTGCTCGCCCTGGGAGCAATGGAAGAATTGGAAGCAGGAACAATCGACCGTGGCCACGGAATCGCTGAAATATCAGATTCGTCGGGCGCGCAACCATCCCTCCCTGCTGGCTTGGCTCAACGGCAGCGATAATCCGCCGCCGGAAAAAATCGAGCAGCAGTATTTAGCCATTGAAGAGCAATTGAAATGGCCTTGTCCCACTATTTCTAGTGCGACAGATAAAAAATCCGCCGCCTCGGAGCCCACGGGCGTGAAAATGCTGGGGCCTTATAAATGGGTGCCGCCCATTTTTTGGCTCACCGACAAAAAGACAGGCGGCGCTTGGGGGTTCAATACCGAAGTTGGGCCTGGGGCAGTTCCCCCGCCGCTGGAAAGCTTGGAAGCCATGCTGCCTGCGGAGCATCGCTGGCCGATGGATAAAGTTTGGGACTTTCATTGTGGCGGCAGCGAATTTAAAAGCATTCGCGATTTTACTCACGCACTGGATGAACGCTTCGGCAAATCGACCGGCCTGGCCGATTTCGCTTGGAAAGCACAGGCCCAGGCGTATGAAACTATCCGCGCGATGTACGAAGGCTTCCGTGCAAACAAGTTTGCCGCAACCGGCGAAATTCAGTGGATGCTCAATAACGCGTGGCCATCGATGATTTGGCATTTGTATGACTACTACCTGCGGCCCGGCGCTGCATACTTTGCCACCAAGGTCGCTTGCGAGCCATTGCATGTGCTGTATCGCTACGATAACCACGCGATTGTGCTGGCGAACGATTCGCTTACGCCATTCAAAAACTTGACGGTGGCGGCGGAAATTTATGATATTGCCAGCCAACGGCAATCTCGGCACGAAGCAACATGCACGGTTGCAGCGAACGCCGCCACGACCGCCTTTACCCTGCCGCAGCCGGAAAGCATTTCGACGACGTATTTTTTGCGGCTGTTGGTCACAGATGCAGCGGGCAAAGTTCTTAGCGTGAATTCTTATTGGCTTTCGACGAAGCCCGACGTGCTGGATTTTAAGAAATCGACCTGGAACATCACTCCCTGCACGTCGTTCGCTGATTACGCGCAATTGGCAAATTTGCCGCCGGCGCAGCTGAATTTGGAATCCATCGGCATAGACCAGCGTGACCAGGAAAGCGTGGCAAATTTCCGCGTAACAAACGCTTCCGATGCCATCGCGCTTTTGGTTCGATTGAAAATCAACAAGCAGGCCCACGGAACGGAATTGCTGCCGATCCGGTGGCAAGACAATTACTTCATGTTGTTGCCTGGAGAAAAACGTGAGATTGCGGCGCGGTATCGCACTTCCGATTTAGCCGGCGCGGAATCGGTTCCTTCCGTCGATTGCTTTAACAACGGTCGCAAATCGTAAGCGATTGCGACGAAACTCGAAGCATTTCCGGCAAAAAAGAAAGCCGCTGGAACTGCCCGATTCCAGCGGCTCTTGGAACCCGTCCGGCTAAAGAAGAGTCCCATGCACGCAGAATCGGTCGCTTAATCTGGCGCAGTTGATGGAAACTTCTCCGGCGATCGAACGATGCGGAAGGCCGCACGGCAGAACATCCTTATTCCCGCGCGCAGAGAGGAATTCCTCCGCACTTGCAAATTTTGGCCAAGCTCATCCGCTTACGTGTGCTCTAATTTTCGCTCGCAAATTGCGTTTAAGCGATATAATCGGAACTGATGTCGACGGCGAGCATCGCGTGATGGCAATTCGCAACCTATATCCATAGGTAGGTTTACCGTGTTAAGCCTGGTATTTACGACGTCTTGTGCTGCCTCAAGAACCTGCTATGTCTGGAACTATTGGCAATTACCCGTTTGCGCCGCCGTTACGTGCAGCCGTCGCTGTTTTTCTCTACAGCGCGCTGGCGTGCTTCGCGCTGCTGGTGAGCGGTTGCGAAGAAGAGCACACAGCCGCATCGACCGCAGAAAAGCCGGCGCTGGTGCGAGTGCAGCAGCCGGTGACGAAATCCGTCACCGATTACGAGTATTTTACCGGCCGCAGCCAAGCCCCCTATTCGCTTGACGTGCGCTGCAAAGTGAATGGTTATTTGGTCCGCTGGAACTACGATGCCAAGAGCGATCAGCTCCCGCTGAAGGATTTTAATTTCGTCGTTGGCCAGGAAGTGAAGCGCGACCAAGTGCTGTTCAAAATCGATCCCCGCCCTTACCAGGCAACTTACGATCAGGCGGTCGCTCAAGTGAATTTGGCTAAGGCCCAATTGCAATTGGCCCAGGCTGATTATTCCAGGGCGTTAGTTGTTTCCAAAACGCCCGGCGCCATTAGCGCGCAAGATGTCGATAAATACTTAGCCGCCCAATCTAAAGCGGAAGCCGAAGTGGCGGCGCAACAAGCCAGTGCTGAATCCGCCCTGTTGAATTTGCAATTCACCGACGTGAAAACCGACATCGAGGGCATCGTCAGCCGGAACTTGCTGTCGGTGGGCAACCTGGTCGAAGCGAACACGCTGCTGACAACCGTCGTCTCGCAAGACCCGATGTATGCCTACTTCGACGTCGACGAAATCACGCGGGAGCGAATCGCCACGCTGATGCGCGAAGGAAAGCTGGAATCGGCTCGTGAAGGGAATAAGTATGCCAAATACCCTGTCGATTTGGGACTGACCGGCGGCGAAACTTATCCGTACACGGCGTATATCGATTTTGTCAACAATCAAATCGATCCCACCACAGGCACGCTGCAAGTGCGCGGCATGATTGATAATCCCAAGCCACCGGTCGGTCCACGCGTGTTTGTGCCTGGCATGTTTTTACGGGTGCGGCTGCCCATTGGCGATGCGCATCCGGCGCTCTTGGTGCCGCAAGCCGCCGTTGGGACGGACCAATCGCAAAAATACGTGTTTGTGGCGAATCAGGAAAATATTGTCGAATACCGGCCAATTAAAGTCGGCGAGGTGCAAGCCGACAATTTGCAAATAGCTCTCCCGGAACAAATTATGCGCGAAGCCAATGGCATTCGCATCGCCAAGCCCGATGAAAAGGGCGCCGAACCCAGCCTCACGTCCAGCGACCGCGTAATCGTTGGCGGCCTGCAACGAATTCGTCCAGGAATGAAGGTCGAAATTCAGCCGCCAGAAGCAAAGTAATTGCCACGGATTGAACTTCTAAACTCACGGCCCGCATTGCCCGTCCATGTTCGCCAAATTCTTCATCGAGCGCCCGATTTTCGCGTGGGTGATTTCGATTGTCATTATTTTGCTGGGGCTGGTTGCGGCGATTTCGCTGCCGATTGCTCAGTATCCCAACATCACGCCTCCCAGCGTGCAAGTGACCGCCAGCTATCCGGGCGCGAATGCGCAAGTGGTGGCCGACAGCGTGGCCGCCCCCATTGAACAGCAGGTGAACGGTGTCGAACGAATGCTGTACATGTCGTCGCAATGCACCAACGACGGCAGTTACACGCTCACCGTCACGTTCGAGCTGGGCACCGATTTGAACATTGCGCAAGTACTCGTGCAAAACCGCGTGGCCTTGGCCATGGCGCAATTGCCCGAGCAGGTGCAACTGCAGGGCGTGAACACCAATAAGCAATCGCCGGCCATTCTGCTGGCAGTGAATTTGATCTCGCCTGACGGCCGCTATGACAATTTGTATTTGAGCAACTACGCCACGATTCAAATCAAGGACGAGCTGTTGCGAATCAACGGCGTTGGCAACATCAATTATTTGGGCGAGCGCGATTACAGCATGCGCGTATGGCTCAACCCCGATAAAATGGCCGACCGCAACATCGCCACGGAAGATGTCATCAATGCGGTAAAAAATCAAAACGTGCAAGTGGCCGCCGGCACCATCGGGCAAGACCCGGTTCCTAAGGGACAGCAATTTCAGTTGACCATGTCCACGCTCGGCCGGCTGATGGATGTCAACGAATTCGGCAACATCATCATCAAAACCAATCAGGGAGACAATCTTCAAGGGCGCTCCTCGGCAGCCGTGGTTCGGCTCAAAGATGTAGCCCGCATTCAACTCGATTCGCAGCAATACACGCAGCAGTGTCGTTTAGATCAGCAGCCTTCCGTGGCGCTGGCGGTGTTTCAACTACCCGGCTCCAACGCGCTGGACGTGGGCAACAGCGTGAAGCGCAAAATGCGCGAGCTGAAGAAGCGTTTTCCGCCGGGGTTGGATTACAAAATCGTTTACGACACCACGCCGTTTATCACGGAATCGATGTGGGAAGTTGTTAAGACGCTGTTCGAAGCCTTGATTTTGGTGGCGATTGTCGTGCTGTTTTTCCTGCAGGATTGGAAAGCAATGATCCTGCCGATGATCGACGTGCCCGTTTCGCTGATCGGGACGCTGGCCGTGATGGCCGTCATGGGGTTCAGCCTGAACAATATTTCGCTGTTCGGGTTGGTGCTGGCGATTGGCATTGTGGTCGACGACGCCATTGTGGTGCTGGAAAACGTGGAGCGCTGGATCGCCAAAGGCTACGATCCAAAAACGGCCACCATCAACGCGATGAACGAAATCACCGGTTCGATTGTGGCCATTACGCTGGTGCTGACGAGCGTCTTTTTGCCCAGCGCATTTCTGCCGGGCATTGTCGGACAGTTTTACAAGCAGTTCGCGCTAACGATTTCGGCAGCCATGATTATTTCCGCCATCAACGCCATGACGCTAACCCCCTCACGGGCCGTGTCGGTATTCAAAACGGAGAAGAAAGAAGAAGGCGGCCACGAACACGTGCGCGAAGCGCTACCGTGGTGGATTTTTGTGCTGCTTGGGTTTGTGAGCCTTCATTACCTACAACCTATCGTGGCAGATTATTTACACGTGCCAGTAGGTGACGCCGCTGCTGATTCAGATGTATCCATGTCCCAACTTGCACAAGTCGACTTTCTGTCGTTCTTACCAGGAGCAATTGGCGGATTGATCTTCGGTTGGTTCCTGATTCGGCCCATCAATTATGTGCTGGGCAAAATTTTCCGTGGCTTCAACGTCGTGTTCGATAAAATTACCGTCGCCTACGGCTGGACCATTGGCCGCGGGCTGCGAATCTGCTTGCTTGTGTTGTGCGCGTACGGCGCATTGCTGTATGCCACGTACTGGAGCATGGGGCACGCACCGACTGGATTTTTGCCCGAACAGGATCAGGGTTATTTGCTGGTCAACGTGATGCTGCCCGATTCGGCGTCGCTGGAACGCACGCAGGCCGTGATGAGTAAGCTCGATAAACTGGCACTAGGGGGCGATTTCGACGGCAAGCATTTCGACGCAATTCCCGGCGTCGATCACACGCTGAGCGTGGCCGGCCAATCGATTTTGCTGAGCGCCAACGGCTCCAACTGGGGTTCCATATTCGTCATTCTCTCGCCGTTCGACAAGCGAAAAACACACGCCGAATATGACGCCGTCATTGCCGAAAAGCTTCGCAAGCTGTGTGCTGACGAAATTGACGAAGCTGTGATCAGCGTGTTCCGCGCACCGCCCATTCAAGGCTTAGGCAACGCCGGCGGGTTCCAAATGCAGGTCGAGCAGCGCGGCTTTGTCGATTTGATGGCATTGCAAAACGCCACCCTGGAGTTATGCCGCCAAGCCAACGCTGACGCGCTGCATCGGTTGATTGACGTGTTCACCATGTTTCGAGCCAACACGCCGCAAATATTTGTCGATATCAACCGCACTAAGTGCGAATCGCTGATGGTGCCCGTGCAAGATGTGTTCAACGCGATGCAAACCTACATGGGCGGTTATTACGTCAACCTGTTCAATTTATTCGGCCGCACATGGCAGGTGAATTTGATGGCCGAGGGAGATTTTCGCACCGCCGCCCGACAAGTCGGCCAACTTAAGGTGCGCAACAAACTCGGACAAATGGTGCCCTTGGCCACGCTAGCCACCGTGCGCGACCAAGGGGGCCCGGCCATGTACATGCGCTACAACATGTATCCGACGGCCGCCGTGAATGGAAACCCCGCGCCGGGAGTCAGCTCGGGCCAAGCCATTGGCCTGATGCAAAGCTTGTGCGACAAGCTGGGCCTGCCGTACGAGTGGACCACCATCACCTTCATGCAACTGCTGCCGGCGAAAATTGGCATGTTGCTGGTGCCGGCGGCGCTGTTGGGGTTGTTCGTCTTCGGCTTTGGAGCCGTGCTGGTATTTTTGGTGCTGGCTGCCAAGTACGAAAGCTGGGCGCTCCCGTTGTCAGTGATTTTAGTTGTGCCCATGTGCTTGCTCTGCTCTGTCGTGGGCATGATGATTGCGAAGCTGCCGGTTGATATTTTCGTGCAAATTGGTTACCTGGTGCTGGTGGGCATGGCGGCGAAAAACGCGATTTTAATTGTCGAATTCGCGCAGCAGCAACGGGCGATGGGCAAGAACTTGTACGACGCTGCCGTGGAAGCTTGCCGCTTGCGATTGCGGCCCATCATTATGACCAGCTTCGCGTTCATCTTGGGTGTTGTACCGTTGATTTTGGCTCACGGCGCCGGCGCCGAAATGCGCATTTCGCTTGGCACCGCTGTGTTTTCCGGCATGATTGGCGTGACGACGTTCGGGCTGTTGCTCACGCCGGTGTTCTACTATTCGCTGATGTATCGCCAAGCCCGAAAAGAGACTGCTGCTGCCAAGCAGACTACTGTCATCACGGTGGGTGCAACTGCGCCGCCGCCGACAGCACATGACGGCATTATTCCAGCGGGAGCCGTTACCAAGACCGACCGTGGTTCCTCCACCGGCGCATAGCTGACGGCTTAAGATGCGGTCCTAAAAGCGCCGCGCTAAATTAGCGCCGCAACCGAAGCTGGCTGCAATCGCCCTGAATCAGCCCGGCGTGTAGGATCGGCGGCGAAGCGTTCTCGG from Pirellulales bacterium harbors:
- a CDS encoding glycoside hydrolase family 2 protein, yielding ADEVVGAYRDFEFNISSAVNRSDSNLLQVEVFPPEKNDLAITFVDWAPKPPDQNMGLWQEVELRTSGPAALRYPCVLTDLDVPSLKTARLTVRADIANPTDHPVTVELRGSIERIRFSQQVKLAPQEIKTVSFLPDDFPQLVIDKPRIWWPWQLGRPEMYTLELEAAVEGTVSDLVSVDFGIRQVNSRLENGARLFTVNGVDLLILGGGYAPDLLQRRTLADQPDWQADQIRYLRDMNLNTVRLEGKLEDDAFYDLCDRHGILVMAGWCCCSPWEQWKNWKQEQSTVATESLKYQIRRARNHPSLLAWLNGSDNPPPEKIEQQYLAIEEQLKWPCPTISSATDKKSAASEPTGVKMLGPYKWVPPIFWLTDKKTGGAWGFNTEVGPGAVPPPLESLEAMLPAEHRWPMDKVWDFHCGGSEFKSIRDFTHALDERFGKSTGLADFAWKAQAQAYETIRAMYEGFRANKFAATGEIQWMLNNAWPSMIWHLYDYYLRPGAAYFATKVACEPLHVLYRYDNHAIVLANDSLTPFKNLTVAAEIYDIASQRQSRHEATCTVAANAATTAFTLPQPESISTTYFLRLLVTDAAGKVLSVNSYWLSTKPDVLDFKKSTWNITPCTSFADYAQLANLPPAQLNLESIGIDQRDQESVANFRVTNASDAIALLVRLKINKQAHGTELLPIRWQDNYFMLLPGEKREIAARYRTSDLAGAESVPSVDCFNNGRKS
- a CDS encoding efflux RND transporter periplasmic adaptor subunit; translation: MSGTIGNYPFAPPLRAAVAVFLYSALACFALLVSGCEEEHTAASTAEKPALVRVQQPVTKSVTDYEYFTGRSQAPYSLDVRCKVNGYLVRWNYDAKSDQLPLKDFNFVVGQEVKRDQVLFKIDPRPYQATYDQAVAQVNLAKAQLQLAQADYSRALVVSKTPGAISAQDVDKYLAAQSKAEAEVAAQQASAESALLNLQFTDVKTDIEGIVSRNLLSVGNLVEANTLLTTVVSQDPMYAYFDVDEITRERIATLMREGKLESAREGNKYAKYPVDLGLTGGETYPYTAYIDFVNNQIDPTTGTLQVRGMIDNPKPPVGPRVFVPGMFLRVRLPIGDAHPALLVPQAAVGTDQSQKYVFVANQENIVEYRPIKVGEVQADNLQIALPEQIMREANGIRIAKPDEKGAEPSLTSSDRVIVGGLQRIRPGMKVEIQPPEAK
- a CDS encoding efflux RND transporter permease subunit yields the protein MFAKFFIERPIFAWVISIVIILLGLVAAISLPIAQYPNITPPSVQVTASYPGANAQVVADSVAAPIEQQVNGVERMLYMSSQCTNDGSYTLTVTFELGTDLNIAQVLVQNRVALAMAQLPEQVQLQGVNTNKQSPAILLAVNLISPDGRYDNLYLSNYATIQIKDELLRINGVGNINYLGERDYSMRVWLNPDKMADRNIATEDVINAVKNQNVQVAAGTIGQDPVPKGQQFQLTMSTLGRLMDVNEFGNIIIKTNQGDNLQGRSSAAVVRLKDVARIQLDSQQYTQQCRLDQQPSVALAVFQLPGSNALDVGNSVKRKMRELKKRFPPGLDYKIVYDTTPFITESMWEVVKTLFEALILVAIVVLFFLQDWKAMILPMIDVPVSLIGTLAVMAVMGFSLNNISLFGLVLAIGIVVDDAIVVLENVERWIAKGYDPKTATINAMNEITGSIVAITLVLTSVFLPSAFLPGIVGQFYKQFALTISAAMIISAINAMTLTPSRAVSVFKTEKKEEGGHEHVREALPWWIFVLLGFVSLHYLQPIVADYLHVPVGDAAADSDVSMSQLAQVDFLSFLPGAIGGLIFGWFLIRPINYVLGKIFRGFNVVFDKITVAYGWTIGRGLRICLLVLCAYGALLYATYWSMGHAPTGFLPEQDQGYLLVNVMLPDSASLERTQAVMSKLDKLALGGDFDGKHFDAIPGVDHTLSVAGQSILLSANGSNWGSIFVILSPFDKRKTHAEYDAVIAEKLRKLCADEIDEAVISVFRAPPIQGLGNAGGFQMQVEQRGFVDLMALQNATLELCRQANADALHRLIDVFTMFRANTPQIFVDINRTKCESLMVPVQDVFNAMQTYMGGYYVNLFNLFGRTWQVNLMAEGDFRTAARQVGQLKVRNKLGQMVPLATLATVRDQGGPAMYMRYNMYPTAAVNGNPAPGVSSGQAIGLMQSLCDKLGLPYEWTTITFMQLLPAKIGMLLVPAALLGLFVFGFGAVLVFLVLAAKYESWALPLSVILVVPMCLLCSVVGMMIAKLPVDIFVQIGYLVLVGMAAKNAILIVEFAQQQRAMGKNLYDAAVEACRLRLRPIIMTSFAFILGVVPLILAHGAGAEMRISLGTAVFSGMIGVTTFGLLLTPVFYYSLMYRQARKETAAAKQTTVITVGATAPPPTAHDGIIPAGAVTKTDRGSSTGA